A segment of the Verrucomicrobiota bacterium genome:
AAAGGGGAAGTCCCCGCGAGAACCGATTTCAACCAAGGGCGACCGGGAATTTGGTTTGACCCCCTGCGCCCCGGCGCGAATGCTCCCCCGGACTTATGCCGAATCCTTGGACTGGAAAGGGGAATCCCTACACGCGGAAGGAAGTCGTCGAGCGGTTGCGCGAGCAAATCCGCAAGGGCCGGCCGATCATCGCCGCGGGCGCGGGCACGGGCATCAGCGCGAAGTTCATCGAGCGCGGCGGCGGCGACCTCATCATCATTTACAACTCCGGTCGTTTCCGCATGGCCGGGCACGGCTCGACCTGCGGGTTGATGGCTTACGGCGACGCGAACGCCATCGCGATGGAAATCGGCGAGCACGAGGTGCTGCCGGTGGTCGAGGAAGTGCCGGTGATTTGCGGCGTGCACGCGACCGACCCGCGCCGCCGCATGTGG
Coding sequences within it:
- a CDS encoding phosphoenolpyruvate hydrolase family protein; protein product: MPNPWTGKGNPYTRKEVVERLREQIRKGRPIIAAGAGTGISAKFIERGGGDLIIIYNSGRFRMAGHGSTCGLMAYGDANAIAMEIGEHEVLPVVEEVPVICGVHATDPRRRMWHWLLQVKAMGFSGVNNFPTHCIVDGRFRQILEETGMSVEKEFEMVSLARRMDLFSIVYVSTPAEAKAMAEAGADAIIAHVG